In a single window of the Rhopalosiphum padi isolate XX-2018 chromosome 1, ASM2088224v1, whole genome shotgun sequence genome:
- the LOC132917512 gene encoding klaroid protein-like, which translates to MTEDLSFTLRPSSGPFKSPKEIVQFYNDFDGWQEVLPKTDNTYSPGSKYYKYEVSPGIPLIPNMSRLPLKSYEKTPLKQDFSEDQSSHIFNSSHIKKKLFTSTTYKHYKVTNHNETEIEIEETSITNKRKAVTLIKHVSHSVQIFIKFIISYFIYISTLSEIHESVMEIGSNIINTTIRKLTNWVHLATITMVHYDLIIITTIRKIIGDYFGHTRINNLMMSILISALIIFLTVGVLNYMTPLEIPVWRDSWTHFLLSPFISILNLITSIFQVFSSTFHFVLDLVIMVFASTMVALQLFGQLFFNVFRNINTVVDSASQIHTIPVEQNQGFLAFDYNLLARKIIASEEFQHVLINQLNISQSNLVKLHDQEFQQILKNQLEKLNSENLNWINNQLNNQKITLNNVKKEVTGQEKETIQLMEKKISELQNIVSNLINSFEDYKSKPAILKTNTESVSKESCSKNDWNSIVNYIEQYVNITMKSTLSVYDADKTGMVDYALESAGATVLGTRCTQTKPSTAALTMFGIPLWFISNGPRLAIQPGVNPGQCWAFIGAKGFLVLKLSKTIHVTGFTIEHLPKSLSEDGHIRSAPKDFSVWGLKHESDSNGKLLGKYQFTVDGPSLQYFAAEATDNIYPIVELRIESNHGHNEYTCLYRIRVHGELAV; encoded by the exons ATGACTGAAGATTTAAGTTTCACTCTAAGGCCTTCATCTGGCCCATTTAAGAGTCCTAAAGAAATAGTACAATTTTATAACGATTTTGACGGATGGCAAGA AGTTTTGCCTAAGACAGATAACACCTATTCGCCTGGATCTAAATACTACAAATATGAAGTATCTCCCGGCATACCTCTCATACCAAATATGTCAAGATTACCCCTTAAGTCTTATGAGAAAACTCCTCTGAAACAAGATTTTTCTGAAGATCAATCATCTCATATCTTTAATTCTAGTCATATAA aaaaaaaattatttacatctacaacttataaacattataaagtaACAAATCACAACGAAACAGAAATAGAAATCGAAGAAACCTCAATTACCAATAAAAGAAAAGCTGTAACACTTATAAAACACGTGTCACATtcagttcaaatatttattaaattcataatttcatattttatttatatttctacatTATCTGAAATACACGAGTCTGTAATGg AGATTGGATCCAACATAATTAATACCACTATTCGGAAGTTAACAAATTGGGTGCATTTGGCCACTATTACTATGGTGCACTATGATTTGATCATCATCACAactatacgaaaaataattggAGATTATTTTGGACATACCAGAATAAACAACCTAATGATGTCTATCTTAATTTCagcattgataatatttttaactg ttgGTGTTTTAAATTACATGACACCTTTAGAAATTCCAGTATGGCGAGATTCTTGGACACATTTCCTTCTATCACCGTTTATTAGTATACTCAATTTGATTACATCAATTTTTCAAGTGTTCTCTTCTACTTTCCATTTTGTATTGGATTTAGTAATAATGGTGTTTGCTTCAACAATGGTTGCATTACAATTATTTgggcaattattttttaat GTTTTTCGTAATATTAATACTGTTGTGGACTCTGCCTCTCAAATCCATACTATTCCTGTTGAACAAAATCAAGGATTTTTAGCATTTGATTATAATCTGTTAGCTAGAAAAATTATAGCTTCTGAAGAATTTCAACATGtacttattaatcaattaaatatttcacagtcaaatttagtaaaattacatGATCAAGaatttcaacaaatattaaaaaaccaattagaAAAACTGAACTCTGAGAACTTAAATTggattaat AATCAATTAAACAACCAAAAAATTACACTAAATAATGTTAAGAAAGAAGTTACTGGTCAAGAAAAAGAAACAATTcaattaatggaaaaaaaaatttcagaactacaaaatattgtatcaaaCTTAATTAATAGCTTTGAGGATTACAAATCTAAACCAG ccatattaaaaacaaatactgaATCTGTATCAAAAGAATCTTGTTCTAAAAATGATTGGAATTCAATTGTCAATTATATTGAGCAGTATGTCAACATAACAATGAAATCTACATTAAGTGTTTATGATGCTGATAAAACAGGAATGGTTGATTACGCTCTAGAATCTGctg GTGCTACAGTGCTAGGGACTCGTTGTACTCAAACTAAGCCCTCGACTGCAGCATTAACAATGTTTGGGATACCTTTATGGTTTATATCAAATGGCCCGAGACTGGCTATTCAG cCTGGTGTTAACCCTGGTCAATGTTGGGCATTCATTGGTGCTAAGGGTTTTTTGGTGTTGAAGTTGTCAAAAACTATACATGTAACTGGTTTTACTATAGAACATTTACCAAAATCACTTTCAGAAGATGGTCATATTAGATCTGCCCCAAAAGATTTCAGTGTTTGG GGATTAAAACATGAATCGGATTCGAATGGTAAACTGTTGGGTAAATATCAGTTTACTGTCGATGGGCCTAGCTTACAATATTTTGCTGCTGAG GCGACAGATAATATTTACCCCATTGTAGAACTAAGAATAGAATCAAATCACGGACATAATGAGTATACATGTTTATATCGTATCAGGGTTCACGGAGAGCTGGCTGTTTAA